From one Anaerococcus prevotii DSM 20548 genomic stretch:
- the thiI gene encoding tRNA uracil 4-sulfurtransferase ThiI: MDWFLAVSFGEIFLKGRNRNTFYKTAINNIKRNIRDIGYDDMFQESSKLYIKADRDKFDRLIKEIKKVFGIVYISEVVRCEKTVEDISKTSINLVKYYNFDTDMTFKVESKRTDKSFALTSPKLSAKIGGDILGKYNGLSVDIHEPDFTVFIDVKSKAYIYIKRVEGLGGLPLGSGGEGLLLLSGGIDSPVAGFLMAKRGMNINAIHFHSYPFTSKRAHQKAMDLAKILSAYTGKMTVYSVNLAEIYKAISKNCPRRETTILSRRFMMRIANKISEKYYYQALITGESLGQVASQTIESVSVINDSSKLPILRPLIAMDKKDIIEISEKIDSYEKAIEPYDDCCSIFAPDSPVTKPKLKYIEKSEENLDIEKLENQAIETMEIIEIA; encoded by the coding sequence ATGGATTGGTTTCTAGCAGTAAGTTTCGGTGAGATATTTCTAAAAGGAAGAAATAGAAATACCTTTTATAAAACAGCCATAAACAATATAAAGAGAAATATCAGAGATATAGGCTATGATGATATGTTCCAAGAATCATCAAAATTATATATAAAAGCTGATAGAGACAAGTTTGATAGATTAATTAAAGAAATAAAAAAAGTATTTGGAATAGTTTATATATCTGAAGTTGTTAGATGTGAGAAAACAGTTGAAGATATAAGTAAGACTAGTATTAACTTAGTTAAATATTATAATTTCGATACGGATATGACCTTTAAGGTGGAATCCAAAAGAACTGACAAATCATTTGCTCTAACATCACCTAAGCTGAGTGCAAAAATAGGTGGAGATATCCTAGGAAAGTATAATGGCTTAAGTGTAGATATACATGAGCCTGACTTTACTGTATTTATCGATGTAAAATCAAAAGCCTATATCTACATAAAGAGGGTTGAAGGTCTCGGAGGACTTCCTCTTGGTTCTGGTGGAGAGGGACTTCTTTTATTATCTGGAGGAATAGACTCACCAGTAGCAGGATTTCTTATGGCAAAAAGAGGAATGAATATCAACGCTATACACTTTCACTCTTATCCATTTACATCAAAAAGAGCCCATCAAAAGGCAATGGATCTTGCAAAAATTCTATCAGCCTATACGGGCAAGATGACGGTTTACTCGGTAAATCTTGCTGAGATTTATAAGGCAATAAGCAAAAATTGTCCTAGAAGAGAAACGACAATACTGTCACGTAGATTTATGATGAGAATTGCAAATAAAATTTCTGAAAAATATTATTATCAGGCCCTGATAACAGGAGAAAGTCTCGGACAAGTTGCAAGCCAAACTATAGAGTCGGTTTCTGTTATCAACGATTCCAGTAAACTACCAATACTTAGACCTCTTATAGCTATGGATAAGAAAGATATCATAGAAATTTCTGAGAAAATAGATTCCTATGAAAAGGCAATCGAACCATATGACGATTGTTGTTCGATTTTTGCGCCAGACTCACCAGTCACAAAGCCAAAACTAAAATATATAGAAAAGTCAGAGGAAAACTTAGATATAGAGAAGTTAGAAAATCAAGCCATAGAGACTATGGAAATTATAGAAATTGCTTGA
- the rplU gene encoding 50S ribosomal protein L21, translating to MYAIIKTGGKQYKVSEGDLVRVEKLPYEVGDTVEFDQVLLVSGDEVKVGSPVIENAKVTATVEDQNKDKKIVVFKYKPKKQYRKKHGHRQPYTLVKIDSISL from the coding sequence ATGTACGCAATAATTAAAACAGGTGGAAAACAATACAAAGTATCAGAAGGTGACTTAGTAAGAGTTGAAAAACTCCCTTACGAAGTTGGTGACACCGTTGAATTTGACCAAGTACTTTTAGTTTCTGGAGATGAAGTTAAAGTTGGTTCTCCAGTAATCGAAAACGCAAAAGTAACAGCAACAGTTGAAGATCAAAATAAAGATAAGAAAATTGTTGTATTCAAATACAAACCTAAAAAACAATACAGAAAAAAACACGGTCACAGACAACCTTATACTTTAGTAAAAATTGATAGCATTAGCCTTTAA
- a CDS encoding ribosomal-processing cysteine protease Prp, giving the protein MINVDLLIKEGRTVGYEIRGHADFAEHGTDIVCSAVTILAYTCINTLDKYVTDVDFIDDGDILKLKTCENSKEVDVVFDYFETGIQTLLGNYSDYVKLNYKET; this is encoded by the coding sequence ATGATTAATGTTGATTTATTAATCAAAGAAGGAAGAACAGTAGGATATGAAATTCGAGGTCATGCTGATTTTGCTGAGCATGGCACAGACATAGTTTGTTCTGCAGTTACAATTTTAGCATATACCTGCATAAATACTTTAGATAAGTATGTGACAGATGTCGATTTTATAGATGATGGCGATATACTTAAGCTTAAAACTTGTGAAAACTCAAAGGAAGTTGATGTTGTATTTGACTATTTTGAAACTGGAATACAAACTTTGTTAGGTAACTATAGCGATTACGTAAAATTAAATTATAAGGAGACATGA
- the rpmA gene encoding 50S ribosomal protein L27, which yields MILNIDLQRLSSKKGVSSSKNGRDSNAKRLGVKRSDGQFVNAGTIIVRQRGTKIHPGNNVKKGADDTLYASCEGVVKFERKGRDKKQVSVYAEADIA from the coding sequence ATGATATTAAACATAGATTTACAAAGATTGTCAAGCAAGAAGGGAGTTTCTTCATCTAAGAACGGTAGAGATTCCAATGCTAAAAGACTAGGTGTTAAAAGAAGCGATGGACAATTTGTTAACGCTGGAACAATCATAGTTAGACAAAGAGGAACAAAAATCCACCCAGGTAACAATGTTAAAAAGGGTGCTGATGATACTCTTTACGCTTCATGTGAAGGTGTTGTTAAATTCGAAAGAAAGGGCAGAGACAAAAAACAAGTTTCTGTTTACGCTGAAGCAGACATTGCTTAG
- the obgE gene encoding GTPase ObgE, whose translation MIDYARVSLKAGDGGNGAVAWRREKYEPNGGPAGGDGGNGGSIIIKATRNLSTLDEFRYKTKYKAQNGEAGGKKKKFGKKGDDLIIKVPVGTLVREANSEVIIKDLNKDGEEYVIAKGGRGGRGNVHFKNSIRQAPRFAELGRSGQEIEVIFELKILADVGLVGLPNVGKSTLISVISKARPKIANYHFTTIDPNLGVVNIDSERSFIVADIPGLIEGASDGSGLGHDFLKHVERCRVLVHLVDISGIEGRNPIEDFKMINEELKLYNEKLAQKPMIIAMNKSDLDFNKNSDEFINEFSDKYDIYKISAATTEGIKELVDAISELLAKSDIKEFDPMEEVDTEFLEKYYDREIEYDLNFRKENDIFVVDGKRVDKLLEKVDLEDYDGKMYFEKTLREMEVFDKLKEMGIQEGDSVAFGDLVFEYYE comes from the coding sequence ATGATAGATTATGCGAGAGTTAGTCTTAAGGCAGGAGACGGAGGAAATGGAGCTGTTGCTTGGAGACGAGAAAAGTACGAACCAAACGGCGGTCCTGCAGGTGGTGATGGAGGAAACGGTGGCTCTATAATTATAAAAGCTACAAGAAATCTTTCAACTCTTGATGAATTTAGATATAAAACTAAATATAAGGCTCAAAATGGTGAAGCTGGTGGTAAGAAGAAGAAATTCGGGAAAAAGGGTGATGATTTAATAATAAAAGTCCCTGTAGGAACCTTAGTTAGGGAAGCTAATAGCGAAGTTATAATAAAAGACCTAAACAAGGATGGGGAAGAGTATGTTATAGCCAAAGGTGGTAGAGGTGGTAGAGGAAATGTCCACTTCAAAAACTCAATACGCCAGGCACCACGCTTTGCAGAATTAGGTCGAAGCGGTCAAGAAATAGAAGTTATTTTCGAGCTTAAAATACTGGCGGATGTTGGTCTTGTTGGACTACCAAATGTAGGAAAATCAACCTTGATTTCTGTAATTAGTAAGGCTAGACCAAAGATTGCCAATTATCACTTTACTACTATAGATCCAAATCTTGGAGTTGTAAATATCGATAGTGAAAGATCATTTATTGTGGCTGATATTCCAGGTCTTATAGAAGGAGCAAGCGACGGTAGTGGATTAGGTCATGACTTCTTAAAACATGTCGAAAGATGTAGAGTTTTAGTTCACCTTGTAGATATTTCTGGAATAGAGGGTAGAAATCCTATAGAAGATTTCAAAATGATTAATGAAGAATTGAAATTATACAACGAAAAGCTAGCCCAAAAACCAATGATTATAGCCATGAATAAGTCAGATCTTGATTTTAATAAAAACTCGGATGAATTCATCAATGAGTTTTCTGATAAGTATGATATATACAAGATATCAGCAGCTACAACTGAAGGAATCAAGGAATTAGTAGATGCTATATCAGAGCTGTTGGCGAAAAGTGATATCAAAGAATTTGATCCTATGGAAGAAGTTGACACAGAATTCTTGGAAAAATATTACGACAGAGAAATTGAATACGACTTAAACTTTAGAAAAGAAAATGATATTTTTGTTGTCGATGGGAAAAGAGTTGATAAATTACTAGAAAAGGTCGATCTAGAGGATTACGATGGCAAGATGTACTTCGAGAAAACTTTGAGAGAGATGGAAGTTTTTGATAAATTAAAAGAAATGGGAATCCAAGAAGGTGACAGTGTTGCCTTTGGAGACTTGGTATTTGAATACTATGAATAG
- the yhbY gene encoding ribosome assembly RNA-binding protein YhbY — translation MLTGKQRAKLKQESHDFKPVINIGKFSVTDELIKAIDEALEARELIKIKILNNNMDDQEEIIDTIIEKTGSEFISHLGSIFTIYRKNNDNKYEL, via the coding sequence ATGTTAACAGGTAAGCAAAGAGCAAAATTGAAACAAGAATCACATGATTTCAAACCAGTAATTAATATTGGAAAGTTTTCAGTTACTGACGAATTGATTAAGGCTATAGATGAAGCATTAGAAGCGCGTGAGCTTATTAAGATAAAAATTTTAAACAATAATATGGATGACCAAGAAGAAATTATTGATACTATTATTGAAAAGACTGGTTCTGAATTTATTTCTCACTTAGGTTCAATATTTACAATTTACAGAAAAAACAACGATAACAAATACGAGCTATAA
- the nadD gene encoding nicotinate (nicotinamide) nucleotide adenylyltransferase produces MRIGLYGGTFDPIHVGHLIVIENAINFMKLDRVIILPSSNPPHKKHKKKTDTNIRVEMVSEAIKDNDKIILSTFESTDDSVRYTHETIRYFKEAFKDDDIFYIMGEDSFLTIDTWKNYDYILDENIIVFTRSNIDKDSELVEKVELIKKDNPNIFLINNLNINISSTFIRNLVKNKLSIKYLVRDNVRYIIEKRGLYV; encoded by the coding sequence ATGAGAATAGGACTATATGGGGGGACTTTTGACCCGATTCATGTAGGTCACTTGATAGTGATAGAAAATGCTATCAATTTCATGAAGCTTGATAGAGTAATAATTTTACCTAGTTCAAATCCTCCACACAAAAAGCACAAGAAGAAAACAGATACAAATATAAGGGTTGAGATGGTTAGTGAGGCCATAAAAGATAATGATAAAATTATTCTATCTACCTTCGAATCTACCGATGATAGTGTCAGATATACTCATGAGACGATAAGGTATTTCAAGGAAGCCTTCAAAGATGACGATATATTTTATATAATGGGAGAGGATTCCTTCTTAACTATAGATACATGGAAAAACTATGATTATATCTTAGATGAAAATATCATTGTATTTACAAGAAGTAATATAGATAAAGATAGTGAGTTAGTGGAAAAGGTTGAACTTATCAAAAAAGATAATCCTAACATCTTTTTAATTAATAACCTCAACATTAATATATCCTCAACTTTTATAAGAAATCTGGTAAAAAATAAGCTAAGTATTAAATATTTAGTTAGAGATAATGTTAGATATATTATAGAAAAAAGAGGCTTATATGTTTGA
- the yqeK gene encoding bis(5'-nucleosyl)-tetraphosphatase (symmetrical) YqeK, protein MFDYKLYKDRLISDIGEKRYKHSLRVMECAEKLSRGQNVDKEKVKTAAFLHDCAKYNEERYMKELNVDNFKEIDPDSSKSVIHSFLGAEVAKKVYNIKDEEILKAIKYHTTGKENMSLLEKIVFLADAIEDKRSYPGVDEIRSKSLIDLDAGVLECLNHNIKYLIDTDAFIDPLTLRARNYLIKEKNGKA, encoded by the coding sequence ATGTTTGATTATAAATTATATAAGGATAGATTGATTTCAGATATTGGTGAGAAAAGATATAAACATAGTCTTAGAGTTATGGAATGTGCAGAAAAATTAAGCCGAGGACAGAATGTAGATAAGGAGAAGGTGAAAACTGCTGCTTTCCTACATGACTGCGCAAAGTATAACGAAGAAAGATACATGAAAGAGCTTAATGTAGACAATTTTAAGGAAATTGACCCTGATTCATCAAAATCTGTAATTCATTCTTTTTTGGGAGCAGAAGTCGCTAAAAAAGTGTATAATATTAAAGATGAGGAGATATTAAAAGCTATCAAATATCATACTACCGGAAAGGAAAATATGAGTCTTTTAGAAAAAATTGTATTCTTAGCTGATGCAATAGAGGATAAAAGATCATATCCTGGAGTAGATGAAATTAGGAGTAAATCATTAATCGACCTAGATGCAGGAGTTTTGGAATGTTTAAACCACAACATAAAATACCTAATAGATACAGATGCTTTTATTGATCCTTTAACACTTAGGGCAAGAAATTATTTAATAAAGGAGAAAAATGGAAAAGCTTGA
- the rsfS gene encoding ribosome silencing factor — MEKLETILKTLNDKLAEDVKVIDLDSSSIADKFVIASGGSINQTRALADYIEDDLEKEGYSILSKEGLREGEWILLDAGDIIVHIFTQKQREFYDLDNLWEN, encoded by the coding sequence ATGGAAAAGCTTGAAACAATTTTAAAAACATTAAATGATAAATTAGCTGAAGATGTAAAAGTTATAGACTTAGACTCTTCATCTATTGCTGATAAATTTGTAATAGCAAGTGGTGGAAGTATCAATCAAACGAGAGCTTTAGCTGATTATATAGAAGATGATTTAGAAAAAGAAGGATATAGCATTTTATCCAAAGAAGGTCTAAGAGAAGGAGAATGGATACTCTTGGATGCTGGAGATATAATCGTACACATTTTCACACAAAAACAACGTGAATTTTATGATTTAGATAATCTATGGGAGAATTAA
- a CDS encoding helix-hairpin-helix domain-containing protein, whose product MSDDKKDKIIYGLIIAVFILIANFAYSNNIGGFFDKSDKISLVDEDNLTDEDNIIDSKKDETINDTTKKVYISGEINKPGVYQIKDGDRLEDLIEEAGGLTDKASEKTLNLAQRLDDQMKIYIPNINEENSLENIDPNQAANISVSSKSELININTASKEELMTLPNIGDKRAEAIIEYRSANKFENIEDIKNVTGIGDKFYEALKDLITI is encoded by the coding sequence ATGTCTGATGATAAAAAAGATAAAATCATTTACGGTTTAATAATAGCAGTTTTTATCTTGATAGCTAATTTCGCATATTCAAATAATATAGGTGGATTTTTTGACAAATCTGATAAAATTTCATTAGTTGATGAGGATAATTTAACTGATGAAGATAATATTATTGACTCTAAAAAAGATGAAACAATAAATGATACAACAAAAAAAGTTTATATATCAGGCGAGATAAACAAACCTGGAGTATATCAAATTAAAGATGGAGATAGACTTGAGGATTTGATTGAGGAAGCTGGTGGATTGACAGATAAGGCAAGTGAAAAAACACTTAATCTTGCTCAAAGATTAGATGATCAAATGAAAATTTACATACCTAATATCAATGAAGAGAACTCATTAGAAAATATTGATCCTAATCAGGCTGCAAATATAAGTGTTAGTAGCAAATCTGAACTTATTAATATTAATACCGCCAGTAAAGAAGAACTTATGACCTTACCTAACATAGGAGATAAGAGGGCGGAAGCTATAATCGAGTATAGAAGTGCAAATAAGTTTGAGAATATAGAAGATATTAAGAATGTTACTGGAATAGGCGATAAATTTTATGAAGCCTTAAAGGATTTGATTACAATATAG
- a CDS encoding RrF2 family transcriptional regulator: MKLSTRGRYGLRAMCYLASNKDRGYISVSEMSDKLNLSENYLEQLIRLLKNDGLITSARGPKGGYKITRDLDEISVGEVLRVLEGNITMSDCVSGDHFCDDKCDAYFVFDRIDKVINEAVDSISLKNMINQEV, translated from the coding sequence ATGAAACTATCGACAAGAGGCAGGTATGGACTAAGGGCTATGTGTTATCTAGCTAGTAATAAAGATAGAGGATATATCTCTGTATCAGAGATGAGTGATAAGCTAAACCTATCAGAGAATTATTTAGAACAGTTGATAAGGCTACTTAAAAATGATGGCTTAATCACATCCGCTAGAGGGCCTAAGGGAGGATATAAAATCACAAGAGATCTTGATGAGATTTCTGTAGGTGAAGTTTTAAGAGTTCTCGAGGGCAACATAACCATGAGCGACTGTGTGAGCGGAGATCACTTTTGTGATGATAAATGTGATGCGTATTTTGTCTTTGACAGAATAGATAAGGTAATAAATGAAGCAGTCGACTCTATTAGTTTAAAAAATATGATAAATCAGGAAGTTTGA
- the alaS gene encoding alanine--tRNA ligase has protein sequence MKNLGMNELRSKYLNFFGNEKGHTLLKSFPLIPIDDDSLLLINAGMAPLKKYFTGEKKMKNNRATSSQKCVRTADIERVGKTERHGTFFEMLGNFSFGDYFKKEAITWAYEFLTKELEISKDDIWVTVFKEDEEAYNIWHDEIGLDSERILREGKEDNFWELEVGPCGPCSEIFVDRGAGRAIDENDNRPGNDDSDRFMEVWNLVFTQFNKDSQGNYTPLAHPNIDTGMGLERIAMVLQDKDNIFEVDVMAAIISEIEKLSNKKYKESKKDDVSIRVIADHAKAMTFLTCDGVLPSNEKRGYVLRRLIRRAYRHGKLLGIEGEFLTNIVDKVIDTYKVEYDELDANREKIKSVIRDEEERFQKTIDQGLERLESLISKMEKIKNKVLDGKEAFKLYDTYGFPLDLTKEILEEKNLDVDEKTFNDEMQIQKQTAREARKKDAGWSLDNINTDGIAKTSFVGYDNLDIKARILNLFKENSEVSSLSEGDNGIVISDKTSFYAEGGGEVADTGLILSDSFKARVIDVQKQKDIYFHYIEVVEGAVFVGDDAQFKVDRNKRLAIQRNHSATHLLDQALRDVLGEDVKQAGSLVDENKLRFDFSHNRALTKEEIDKVEEIVNREIVKQELVTKEIVDYKESQKMGAIGLFEDKYKDKVRVVSMGDYSIELCGGCHVNNTSDILMFKIKQESSVSAGVRRIEALTGKKAFEYLNDRANKLDQVAERLNTNTNNITNRIDSLEKEIEKLKSENSRLKSTNSSDIVSELKEDVKEIKGINLLVKKFENASMDELRDYENRIKSSIDNLIIVFASVSDKIVFTVSVDDKLTDKYNAGKIVRQIAQITGGNGGGKKNFAQAGGKDISKLKEALEKVSEII, from the coding sequence ATGAAAAACTTAGGAATGAATGAGTTAAGAAGCAAATATTTGAATTTTTTTGGAAATGAGAAGGGTCATACACTTCTAAAATCATTTCCACTAATCCCTATAGATGATGACTCTTTATTATTAATCAATGCTGGAATGGCGCCACTTAAAAAGTACTTTACTGGCGAAAAAAAGATGAAAAACAATAGAGCGACATCTTCACAAAAATGTGTAAGAACTGCCGATATAGAAAGAGTAGGTAAGACAGAACGTCACGGAACATTCTTCGAAATGCTGGGTAACTTCTCATTTGGTGATTATTTCAAAAAAGAAGCTATAACTTGGGCTTATGAATTCCTAACCAAAGAACTTGAGATTTCTAAAGATGACATATGGGTTACAGTATTTAAAGAAGACGAAGAAGCCTACAATATATGGCATGATGAGATAGGTCTTGATAGCGAAAGAATTCTTAGAGAAGGTAAAGAAGATAACTTTTGGGAGCTTGAAGTAGGTCCTTGTGGTCCTTGTTCAGAAATATTTGTGGATAGGGGAGCAGGTAGGGCTATCGATGAGAATGACAATAGGCCAGGAAATGATGACTCAGATAGATTTATGGAAGTATGGAATCTAGTGTTCACCCAGTTCAACAAAGATAGTCAGGGAAATTATACACCACTTGCTCACCCAAACATTGATACAGGTATGGGCCTTGAAAGAATCGCAATGGTCTTACAGGATAAGGATAATATATTCGAAGTTGATGTTATGGCTGCTATAATCTCAGAAATTGAGAAATTATCAAATAAGAAATATAAGGAAAGTAAGAAAGATGATGTATCTATAAGAGTCATCGCAGATCACGCTAAGGCTATGACTTTCCTAACTTGTGATGGAGTTTTGCCTTCAAATGAAAAAAGAGGATATGTACTAAGACGACTCATTAGAAGAGCTTATAGACATGGTAAGCTTTTAGGAATAGAAGGCGAATTCTTAACTAATATTGTAGATAAAGTTATAGATACCTACAAAGTTGAATACGATGAACTAGATGCAAATAGAGAAAAAATAAAATCTGTAATAAGAGATGAAGAGGAAAGATTCCAGAAAACAATTGACCAAGGACTAGAAAGGCTAGAATCTTTAATATCGAAAATGGAAAAAATCAAAAATAAAGTACTTGATGGTAAAGAAGCATTTAAGCTCTACGATACTTATGGATTTCCATTAGACTTAACTAAAGAGATACTGGAAGAAAAGAATCTCGATGTTGATGAGAAGACATTTAATGATGAAATGCAAATTCAAAAGCAAACAGCAAGGGAAGCTAGAAAGAAAGATGCAGGCTGGTCACTTGATAATATAAATACAGATGGAATTGCGAAAACCAGCTTTGTCGGTTATGATAATCTAGATATAAAAGCTAGAATTTTAAACTTGTTCAAAGAAAACTCAGAAGTTTCTTCGCTAAGTGAGGGAGATAACGGTATAGTAATCAGTGATAAGACTTCATTTTATGCGGAAGGCGGCGGTGAGGTAGCTGATACTGGACTAATATTAAGCGATTCCTTTAAGGCTAGAGTAATCGACGTACAAAAGCAAAAAGATATTTATTTCCATTATATCGAAGTTGTTGAAGGAGCTGTGTTTGTTGGTGATGATGCTCAGTTTAAGGTTGATAGAAATAAGAGACTGGCTATACAAAGAAATCACTCTGCAACACACTTACTAGATCAAGCCTTAAGAGACGTCTTAGGTGAAGATGTGAAACAGGCAGGATCATTGGTAGATGAAAACAAATTGAGATTTGATTTTTCTCATAACAGAGCTTTAACAAAAGAGGAAATTGACAAAGTTGAAGAGATTGTTAACAGAGAGATTGTTAAGCAAGAGCTTGTCACAAAAGAAATAGTAGATTACAAAGAATCTCAAAAAATGGGAGCCATTGGCTTATTCGAAGATAAATACAAAGATAAGGTTAGAGTTGTTTCTATGGGCGATTACTCCATAGAGCTATGCGGTGGTTGCCATGTAAATAACACAAGCGATATTTTAATGTTTAAAATTAAACAAGAATCATCTGTATCTGCTGGAGTAAGAAGAATTGAAGCTCTTACAGGTAAGAAAGCATTTGAGTATCTCAATGATAGAGCTAACAAACTAGATCAAGTAGCAGAAAGATTAAACACTAACACAAATAATATAACTAATAGAATAGATAGCCTAGAAAAAGAAATTGAAAAGCTAAAATCAGAAAATAGTAGATTAAAATCCACAAATAGTTCTGATATAGTTAGCGAACTAAAAGAAGACGTAAAAGAAATTAAGGGTATAAATTTATTAGTTAAGAAATTTGAAAATGCTTCAATGGACGAGTTAAGAGACTATGAAAATAGGATAAAGTCATCTATTGATAATCTTATAATAGTGTTTGCTTCAGTTAGTGATAAGATTGTATTTACAGTTTCTGTTGATGATAAACTTACTGATAAGTACAATGCTGGTAAAATAGTAAGACAAATTGCTCAAATTACTGGAGGTAATGGTGGAGGCAAGAAGAACTTTGCTCAAGCCGGAGGAAAAGATATTTCTAAGCTAAAAGAAGCTTTAGAAAAAGTCAGTGAAATAATTTAA
- a CDS encoding IreB family regulatory phosphoprotein, whose product MADKNNFNETMLFKADKNQEKDIREILTTVYKSLEDKGYKPTGQIVGYLLSGDPTYITAHNGARKLIRTVDRDRILEELLEKYINE is encoded by the coding sequence ATGGCTGATAAAAATAACTTCAATGAGACCATGCTATTTAAGGCAGATAAAAATCAAGAAAAAGATATTAGAGAAATTCTAACAACAGTGTATAAATCATTAGAAGATAAAGGATACAAACCAACTGGTCAAATAGTAGGCTATTTATTATCAGGTGATCCAACTTATATCACTGCCCATAACGGTGCTAGAAAGTTAATAAGAACAGTAGACCGTGATCGTATACTCGAAGAATTACTAGAGAAGTATATCAATGAGTAG
- the ruvX gene encoding Holliday junction resolvase RuvX, which translates to MSRIMGLDVGNKTIGVALSDPMFLLSNALETIKRKKASVDIERIKQLVEENDVNLIVVGLPKNMNNTIGPQAMRVISFVDLLKKQVDVEVVYEDERMTTIQSEAVLMDMEVRRENRKKYIDKIAATFILQTYLDRRKNG; encoded by the coding sequence ATGAGTAGAATAATGGGTCTAGATGTTGGTAATAAAACAATTGGGGTTGCTCTAAGTGACCCTATGTTTTTATTATCAAATGCTCTGGAAACAATAAAAAGAAAAAAGGCAAGTGTAGACATCGAAAGAATTAAGCAATTAGTCGAAGAAAATGATGTGAATCTAATAGTAGTTGGCCTACCTAAAAATATGAATAATACAATAGGCCCACAAGCTATGAGAGTTATAAGTTTTGTAGATTTACTAAAAAAACAAGTAGATGTCGAAGTTGTCTATGAAGATGAAAGAATGACTACTATTCAATCAGAAGCTGTTCTTATGGATATGGAAGTTAGACGTGAAAATCGTAAAAAATATATAGATAAAATTGCGGCTACTTTCATACTTCAAACATATTTGGATAGGAGAAAAAATGGATAA
- a CDS encoding DUF1292 domain-containing protein: MDNIILLDEENNEVEFEILDTFGVDEANYAALKQVEDELILIVEVIEKNNEIELRSIEDQDLLDELIEIYEEMKEDVDEY, translated from the coding sequence ATGGATAATATTATTTTGCTTGATGAAGAAAATAATGAAGTCGAATTTGAAATATTAGATACATTCGGAGTAGATGAGGCGAATTATGCTGCCTTAAAACAAGTAGAAGATGAGCTTATTTTAATTGTAGAAGTTATTGAAAAAAATAACGAGATTGAACTAAGATCCATAGAAGACCAGGATTTATTAGATGAGCTCATAGAAATTTATGAAGAAATGAAAGAAGATGTCGATGAATACTGA
- a CDS encoding Fur family transcriptional regulator: MNTDQIRKIFEENNQKFTKQREIIFNALKNSEAKHITPEELFSIVHQEHKQVGIATIYRTLNIFEELGIVNKQEFTDQAYTYELIDPKNDHHDHIICTTCGKIIEEEFLSKDEMKESLKKEFNFDLDYYSLRIFGTCSDCQKNKE; this comes from the coding sequence ATGAATACTGATCAGATTAGAAAAATTTTTGAAGAAAATAACCAAAAATTTACTAAACAAAGAGAGATTATCTTTAACGCATTAAAAAATTCTGAGGCAAAACACATTACGCCAGAAGAACTTTTTTCAATAGTACATCAAGAACATAAGCAAGTAGGTATTGCTACTATCTATAGAACTTTAAATATATTTGAAGAACTTGGAATTGTAAATAAACAAGAATTTACCGACCAAGCCTATACTTACGAACTTATCGATCCTAAAAATGATCACCACGATCATATAATTTGTACTACTTGCGGTAAGATAATAGAAGAAGAATTTCTATCTAAAGATGAAATGAAAGAATCTTTAAAAAAGGAATTTAATTTTGATTTAGATTATTATTCATTAAGAATCTTTGGTACTTGCTCCGATTGTCAAAAAAACAAGGAGTAA